The following are from one region of the Myxocyprinus asiaticus isolate MX2 ecotype Aquarium Trade chromosome 2, UBuf_Myxa_2, whole genome shotgun sequence genome:
- the hp gene encoding haptoglobin has translation MKWLSVTVLLLGCIACLPDESLALDGFKKYVSAHSISALRHKRMIGGSLTAPVPWQAMVFLSENILDGGFAGGALIAERWILTAGRNLFVGKSKNQTSGKEPLIPKVYLGISKRSHANTSTEVAVERVFVHPDFQNTSDWDNDLALIKLKEPVIFTESIMPIPLPEIGDNQEEKEGERGIIAGWGWGSGFTPAPILKFLSLHIQSCQGEYWAKVLSSTPTVNEKQFCTGPSEYQENVCFGDAGGAFVFLNPDTNKVYAAGILSFDKACSVEDQAVYTKISAYLPWIHSVMRGDSQEFSERRASMIKQMLSKKK, from the exons ATGAAGTG GCTCTCTGTGACTGTGCTGCTCTTGGGCTGTATTGCTTGCCTGCCAGATGAGTCTTTGGCTTTGGATGGATTCAAAAAATATGTTTCGG CTCACAGTATTTCAGCTCTACGGCACAAACGAATGATAGGGGGATCACTGACCGCACCTGTCCCATGGCAGGCAATGGTGTTCCTCAGTGAAAATATACTAGATGGAGGTTTCGCTGGTGGAGCCCTCATCGCGGAGCGCTGGATACTGACTGCTGGCAGGAATCTGTTTGTGGGAAAGAGCAAAAACCAAACAAGTGGAAAAGAACCCCTCATTCCAAAAGTCTACCTTGGTATCAGCAAACGTTCTCATGCTAACACCTCTACGGAAGTAGCGGTGGAGAGG GTATTTGTGCATCCAGACTTCCAGAACACATCCGACTGGGACAATGACCTTGCTCTGATCAAACTGAAGGAGCCGGTGATATTTACTGAGTCCATAATGCCCATCCCTCTGCCTGAGATCGGAGATAACCAGGAAGAGAAGGAGGGAGAGAGGGGCATCATCGCTGGGTGGGGCTGGGGGAGCGGTTTCACCCCTGCTCCAATATTGAAGTTTCTTTCTCTGCACATCCAGTCATGCCAGGGTGAATACTGGGCAAAGGTTCTATCGAGTACACCAACTGTAAATGAAAAACAGTTTTGCACAGGACCCAGTGAGTACCAGGAAAACGTGTGCTTTGGCGACGCAGGTGGCGCATTTGTCTTCCTGAACCCCGACACCAACAAAGTCTATGCTGCAGGCATCCTCTCCTTTGACAAGGCTTGTTCTGTAGAGGACCAAGCTGTCTACACAAAGATCTCTGCCTATCTGCCCTGGATTCACAGTGTCATGAGAGGTGATTCGCAAGAATTTTCAGAGCGTCGTGCTTCAATGATAAAACAAATGCTTTCAAAAAAAAAGTAG